Proteins encoded together in one Bactrocera neohumeralis isolate Rockhampton chromosome 4, APGP_CSIRO_Bneo_wtdbg2-racon-allhic-juicebox.fasta_v2, whole genome shotgun sequence window:
- the LOC126754899 gene encoding angiopoietin-related protein 3-like: MHILILFWLLANFSLKASAQSLPSDCTTTATGRTIEILKIPTQAGVEIFEVYCELGDLDEKPWLVIFLRKEPKYEYGRWQDYTEGYHTFSGNYFIGLQRLYTITNRQPHELMLQLRQRNGMQHYMHFEHFAIANETSSYGVVSSGAYVGTMPRVKPADWLPWLTETFEMTTRMKISIRPAAGLNKRKPKNIEKIKWRG; encoded by the exons ATgcacattcttatattattttggtTGCTTGCAAACTTTTCACTGAAAGCG TCAGCACAATCACTTCCCAGCGATTGCACGACTACAGCCACTGGCCGCACCatcgaaatattgaaaattccaACACAGGCTGGCGTTGAAATTTTTGAAGTCTACTGCGAGCTGGGCGATCTCGATGAAAAACCTTGGTTGGTCATCTTCTTACGTAAAGAACCTAAATACGAGTATGGCAGATGGCAGGACTACACAGAGGGTTATCATACGTTTAGCGGTAATTACTTCATCGGCCTGCAACGACTGTACACAATCACAAATCGACAGCCGCACGAGCTGATGTTGCAGCTAAGACAGCGAAATGGTATGCAGCATTATATGCACTTTGAGCACTTCGCCATCGCCAATGAGACCAGCAGTTATGGCGTTGTTTCGTCGGGGGCTTATGTGGGCACTATGCCTAGGGTGAAACCCGCCGATTGGTTACCTTGGCTTACGGAAACTTTTGAAATGACAACACGTATGAAAATCAGTATTAGACCAGCGGCAGGTCTAAACAagcgaaaaccaaaaaatattgaaaaaatcaagTGGCGAGGCTAA